From Chengkuizengella sediminis, one genomic window encodes:
- a CDS encoding sulfite exporter TauE/SafE family protein produces the protein MISYLVILCIGIISAVFGSLVGLGGGVIIVPALIYLSPLLLDHEMSTSVAVGTSLTVLIFTAASSTFTFLKQGRVDYKSGILFFTTSGPAAMLGASLTSAFQGDSFQLAFGIFIFFMAILLILKKYLKPLPFRWKIQRSYIDPAGKSFTYGYNILPALMVGFCVGLVSGLFGIGGGSLFVPAMVLLFSFPPHVATATSMFVILFSSILGSATHIYLGEIDWFSVMALAPGALFGGWLGAWIAGRMSSKLLLNILMVILFLISLRLIIEGMI, from the coding sequence TTGATAAGTTATTTGGTTATCCTGTGTATCGGAATTATATCTGCTGTTTTTGGAAGTTTGGTTGGTTTAGGTGGAGGTGTAATCATCGTCCCAGCGCTGATCTATTTATCTCCTTTATTATTAGATCATGAGATGTCTACTTCTGTAGCCGTAGGGACCTCCTTGACGGTGTTGATTTTTACAGCAGCCTCTTCCACATTTACATTTTTAAAACAAGGTAGAGTAGATTATAAGAGCGGAATTTTATTTTTTACAACGAGTGGACCAGCTGCCATGTTAGGGGCTTCATTAACCAGTGCATTTCAAGGGGATTCCTTTCAGCTTGCATTTGGAATTTTCATCTTTTTTATGGCTATTTTATTGATATTAAAAAAATATTTAAAACCACTCCCTTTTCGTTGGAAAATTCAAAGGTCATATATCGACCCTGCTGGAAAAAGCTTTACATATGGATATAATATATTACCTGCTTTAATGGTAGGGTTTTGTGTTGGTTTAGTATCTGGTTTATTTGGGATTGGTGGGGGGTCCTTATTTGTACCCGCGATGGTATTATTGTTCTCCTTTCCACCACACGTAGCCACTGCAACATCCATGTTTGTTATTTTATTTTCCTCTATTTTAGGCAGTGCAACACATATTTACTTAGGAGAAATTGATTGGTTCAGTGTGATGGCACTAGCTCCTGGAGCCTTGTTTGGGGGTTGGTTAGGTGCTTGGATTGCAGGAAGAATGAGTAGTAAATTATTATTGAATATTTTAATGGTTATTTTGTTTCTAATATCCCTGCGTTTAATCATTGAAGGTATGATTTAG
- a CDS encoding DUF350 domain-containing protein yields the protein MFDFILEHQYLSTVLFYSVVIISILISLFIFELVTRYKNWEQIQKGNLSVAMATGGKIFGIANIFRFSIEHNDSLVQTIQWGAFGFLLLLIAYFIFEFMTPKFNVDKEIEKDNRAVGLLSLLISVGTSFVIGASIT from the coding sequence TTGTTTGATTTTATTTTAGAGCATCAATATTTATCTACGGTTTTATTTTATTCAGTGGTCATTATATCTATTTTAATTAGTTTGTTTATTTTTGAATTAGTAACTAGGTACAAAAACTGGGAACAAATACAAAAAGGGAATTTGTCCGTTGCCATGGCAACTGGGGGTAAAATATTTGGTATAGCAAATATTTTTCGGTTTTCGATTGAGCATAATGATTCTTTAGTGCAGACCATTCAATGGGGAGCTTTTGGATTCTTATTATTATTAATTGCTTATTTTATTTTTGAATTTATGACACCTAAATTTAACGTGGATAAAGAAATTGAAAAGGATAATCGCGCAGTTGGGTTACTTTCATTATTAATATCTGTAGGAACATCCTTTGTAATCGGTGCTAGTATTACATAA
- a CDS encoding PspA/IM30 family protein, with protein sequence MSIFKRIRDISSAAINDLIDKAEDPVKMLNQYLRDMEDDIAEAEIAVAKQIAIEKKMKHKYEESQEMVDKRSQQAMKALESGNEDLARRALEDKKEHQEKLDDFKTQYDNAKSNADSLRKQLEDMKDEFGKMKNRKDTLVARAESAKAQKKINQTMSGFGKDTGAKGFDRMNEKVLQMEAEAEASEDLKNSSRSLDNELDALDSSDVDDELAALKAQLANKDKA encoded by the coding sequence ATGAGTATTTTCAAAAGAATTAGAGATATTTCCTCAGCAGCAATCAATGACTTAATCGATAAAGCTGAAGATCCAGTGAAAATGTTAAATCAATACTTAAGAGATATGGAAGATGATATCGCGGAAGCTGAAATCGCAGTGGCCAAACAAATTGCCATTGAGAAGAAAATGAAACATAAATACGAAGAATCACAAGAGATGGTAGACAAACGAAGTCAACAAGCTATGAAGGCTTTGGAAAGTGGCAATGAGGATTTAGCTCGTCGTGCATTAGAGGATAAAAAAGAACATCAAGAAAAATTGGATGACTTTAAAACACAATATGATAATGCAAAATCAAATGCAGACTCCTTACGTAAGCAACTAGAGGATATGAAAGATGAATTTGGTAAAATGAAAAACCGTAAGGATACATTAGTAGCTCGAGCGGAATCAGCAAAAGCACAAAAGAAAATTAATCAGACCATGTCTGGATTTGGTAAAGATACAGGTGCTAAAGGTTTTGATCGTATGAACGAAAAGGTTCTGCAAATGGAAGCAGAAGCAGAAGCAAGTGAAGATCTTAAAAACTCTTCACGTTCATTAGATAATGAGCTTGATGCATTAGACAGTAGTGATGTAGATGATGAATTAGCAGCATTAAAAGCACAATTAGCCAATAAAGATAAAGCTTAA